CCGGTGGATTCGAGGGCCGCGGGGTCGTCGGTGACATCGAGGAGGCCGGTGGCGACGCGGGCGCCGAAGCGGGCGAGAGGCGGGAGGTCGAGCACGATGTCGAGTCTATGGCGGGCTTCTTACGGCCTGCCCGGGTGAGTCCGCGCACGCCTCTGAGCTGGCCCTCAGTGGGACACAGGGCAGCACGCTGCACAAACGCGTTTTTGTGCTGGCCGAGGAATCCGCTAGAGTTCAACACGTCGCCGCGACGCGCAAGCCGAGCGGAAACGACAAGCGGACGTAGCTCAGTTGGTAGAGCGCAACCTTGCCAAGGTTGAGGTCGCCAGTTCGAACCTGGTCGTCCGCTCGCAGGAAGTAGGGGATCTTCCCGAGTCCCTACGCTCCTGGTGGAGTGGCCGAGAGGCGAGGCAACGGCCTGCAAAGCCGTCTACACGGGTTCAAATCCCGTCTCCACCTCCAAGGACGATTAGCTCAGCGGGAGAGCGCTTCCCTGACACGGAAGAGGTCACTGGTTCAATCCCAGTATCGTCCACTGGTCCGCAAGGACCTTGATCCGCAAGGGTCCCCGCGCGATTAGCTCAGCGGGAGAGCGCTTCCCTGACACGGAAGAGGTCACTGGTTCAATCCCAGTATCGCGCACGCAGCACCGCACCATCCCGGACGATTAGCTCAGCGGGAGAGCGCTTCCCTGACACGGAAGAGGTCACTGGTTCAATCCCAGTATCGTCCACACTTCGCAGAAGCCCCCGGCCGTCTCGTACGGCCGGGGGCTTCTGCGTGGGCGGGGAGGGGCTCAGCTGGAGAACAGCATGTGTCCGAAGCTCTTGTGGCGTTGGTGGCCGCCATGGCCGCCGTAGTGCCCGCCACCGTGACCTCCGCCGTGCGGGGCGCCCCAGGCGGGAGCGGCCGGGGCGGACGGGTACGCCTGCGGGGCGCCGGGCGGCGGGGGCGCCGGCTGGGACCACTGCGACTCCACGCGGGTCAGCGCCTCCAGCTCGCCGTAGTCGAGGAAGATTCCCCGGCAGTTGCTGCACTGCTCTATCTGGACGCCGTTTCGGTTGTACGTGTGCATCGGGGCGTGACACTTCGGACACTGCATGGTTGGGCTCCAACTCCTCGCCGGTCGGTCCTGTTTCGCGTATCGCCAGGACAGACACTGTCCGGCCGCGGTCGGTTGCACCCTACTTCGCGGAGTTCGACGCCAACTGCGGGGGGACGGAACCCATACGGACACAGGCGTCGACCAGGCACTGCTCGACCTCGTCCAGCGGCCGGTCCTGTGCGAGCGCCTTGGTCATGGCCCGGGCCGCGGTCTGGACCGTGAGGGCGCGGGCCGGGACGTCGAGCGCGGGCCAGGGGTCGCCGTCCGCGGGAACGGCCGGGCCGCCCCGCGCACGGTAGGCGGCCAGGAAGCGGGTCCACTCGTCGGGCGGGAGGAGGCCGCAGGCGTACCAGGCGGCGGGGCGGGCGAGATCCCAGGCCGGAACGCCCACACCGAGGTCGTCGACGTCGATCAGCCGCCAGGGCCCGTCGGGGCCCGGGTGACGGACGAGCTGACCGAGGTGCAGGTCGCCGTGGCAGAGGACGGCTGCGCCGGGCATCGGCGCCTCGGCGCGGGCCCAGGCGGGCAGCAGGCTCCAGGCCCGCAGGACGGACGCGGCGACGGGATGGGGGCCCGCAGCGCGCAGCCGGGCCACGGCGTGGGCTGCTTTGACGGGGCCGCGCATGGGCGGGAGCCCGGGCGGGGCGGGGGCGCGGTGCAGAGCGGCGAGCAGCGTGCCCGCGGCCTCCCAGGGAGCGGCGTCCGGATCGTCCGGGTCCACCGGGACGCCGTACGGCCAGAAGGTCACCAGCCGGCCGTGGAGGCGGGCCGGGGTCGGGGTGCGCGGGGGCAGGAGGACGTCGGCGACCCGGGCGGCGGCGGTGAGGCGGGCGGTGAGCTCGGCCGGGTCGGTGTCCGGGGCGTGGGCCTTGGCGACGGTGTCCGCGTGCCGTACGACGGTGGCGTCGGGGCGGTCGGCGAGGGTGGCCGCGCCGCAGGAGCAGGCCGCCGCGACGCCGTGCGCATGAGCCTGCGCTCTGGCGCGGAAGGCGAGCTCGGCGAGCAGGGGGGTGGCGGTCACGGTGCTCCCTGAGCGACGGCGTACGGGTCTGTCCGCGAGGGTACGCAGGTGAGGTCGCCCGGTGTCGGAGGCCACCGTTCGCGGGCAGGGCAATGCCGGCGCAGCTCCCCAGCTGCGCCGGCATTTTTTGCCGTCCGCCGCACCCCCGTCCCCACGGGGTTTCATGGGTGGATGTCCCCGCCCGGACCGCTCTTCCGGGCCTGGGGTCGCCGCTCAGCGCCCCAGCATCACTCCCACGGACGACGCCTGTGTGGCCACTGTCTCCCAGCCGTCGAAGACGACGAGGAGCAGGACCGCCAGGGGAAGGGCCATGAGCGTCGCCACCAAGGGGTGGCGGCGGCCCGTACGGCGGGTTCGCCTGGTGCGTCCCTGTGTGCGGATCAGTGCCCGCGGTGCCGTGTAGGCCATGGTCCCTCTCCTGACCGATTCGGTTGTCGTTGGCAGCGGCGGGTGTCTGACCTCGGGGGACGAGTGCTGCACCCGCCGCTTGACCTCAAATCTAGGCGCGTGGCGCTCCCCGGGCGTCATGCCCTCGTACCGATTGCCGGGCCTCCCGGAGGATGAGCCATGACCTGCGGAGTACTCCCCTGGGTGGAGACGAGGTCCCAGGTCTCGGGGTCTTCCCGGAGGGGGCGCCCGGTCCGGGCCGGTTTTTCCGGGGAAGGGGGCCCTCAAGCGTGACTTCGCTCACTTCCGTCGCCCCTCGGCGCACCGCTGCCACGCCCCCGTGGCCCGCCCCTGCGACCAGCGCCTCCCGGGTCCCCGTCGGGTCGTCGGCGTCCGTGGCCGACTCCGCCCGGTCGCCCTTCGCTGGTTCAATCGCCCTTCCACTGAGGGTGGTTGAGGTCGCGCGGTCGTCAAGGGACGCCTGTTCGCAGGGCCTCTGACCCTCCTTCACCTGGTGCGCCGTGCACGGACAATCGATCGGGACGAGAGGGCGCGGCCTCTGCGCGCGAGCGGCCGTGGAAACGTAAGCTGTGCCACGTCACACGGACCGGGCAGCGGGGATGAACATGGCGATGATGCGCCTGAGGCGCGAGGACCCGCGCGTCGTCGGCTCGTTCAGGCTTCACCGACGGCTCGGCGCGGGCGGAATGGGCGTCGTCTACCTGGGCTCCGACAAGAAGGGGCAGCGGGTCGCGCTGAAGGTGATCCGGCCCGATCTGGCGGAGGACCAGGAGTTCCGTTCGCGGTTCGCTCGCGAGGTGTCGGCCGCCCGGCGGATCAGGGGCGGGTGCACCGCCCGGCTGGTCGCCGCGGATCTGGACGCCGACCGGCCGTGGTTCGCCACCCAGTACGTTCCCGGGCCCTCCCTCCACGACAAGGTCAACGACGAGGGGCCGCTCGGCGCGGCCGAGCTCGCGTCGATCGGGGCCGCACTGTCGGAGGGGCTCGTCGCCGTCCACGAGGCCG
This window of the Streptomyces sp. NBC_01275 genome carries:
- a CDS encoding phosphotransferase family protein; protein product: MTATPLLAELAFRARAQAHAHGVAAACSCGAATLADRPDATVVRHADTVAKAHAPDTDPAELTARLTAAARVADVLLPPRTPTPARLHGRLVTFWPYGVPVDPDDPDAAPWEAAGTLLAALHRAPAPPGLPPMRGPVKAAHAVARLRAAGPHPVAASVLRAWSLLPAWARAEAPMPGAAVLCHGDLHLGQLVRHPGPDGPWRLIDVDDLGVGVPAWDLARPAAWYACGLLPPDEWTRFLAAYRARGGPAVPADGDPWPALDVPARALTVQTAARAMTKALAQDRPLDEVEQCLVDACVRMGSVPPQLASNSAK
- a CDS encoding zf-TFIIB domain-containing protein, whose translation is MQCPKCHAPMHTYNRNGVQIEQCSNCRGIFLDYGELEALTRVESQWSQPAPPPPGAPQAYPSAPAAPAWGAPHGGGHGGGHYGGHGGHQRHKSFGHMLFSS